One part of the Mariniblastus fucicola genome encodes these proteins:
- a CDS encoding IS5 family transposase, which translates to MSIEYPSSLSDDQWRLLRRLIPPAKLRGRKRIDRRQIVDAILYWCRTGCQWRLLPDCFPNWNTVYGVYRAWRIDGTWQRIHDRLREKVRRKEGRKPTPTAAIIDSQSIRSAEGGELRGYDAAKRITGRKRHILVDTLGLVMVVVVHSADLQDYEGAHLVLENIRQKFRRLRVIFADSIYGRADLPEFLKQWYRVILQTVKRPVEAEGFVVLPKRWIVERTFAWLGKFRRLSKDYERLTQNSETVIRIAMIQFMLNRLEK; encoded by the coding sequence ATGAGTATTGAGTATCCCAGCAGTCTCAGTGATGATCAATGGCGATTGCTTCGTCGTCTGATTCCGCCAGCAAAACTTCGCGGCCGCAAACGAATCGATCGGCGTCAAATTGTCGATGCGATATTGTATTGGTGTCGAACGGGCTGCCAGTGGCGGTTGCTTCCGGACTGCTTTCCGAATTGGAACACGGTTTATGGAGTTTATCGAGCTTGGCGTATTGATGGGACATGGCAACGCATTCACGATCGTCTTCGCGAAAAGGTACGCCGCAAAGAAGGCAGGAAGCCAACGCCAACAGCAGCCATCATTGATTCGCAAAGCATTCGCAGTGCTGAAGGAGGAGAATTACGCGGGTATGACGCGGCGAAACGAATTACCGGACGAAAGCGTCACATCCTGGTGGATACGTTGGGGCTTGTGATGGTCGTTGTTGTCCACTCGGCCGATCTACAAGACTACGAAGGTGCACATCTTGTTCTTGAAAACATCAGACAGAAGTTTCGTCGGCTTCGAGTCATCTTCGCGGACTCGATTTACGGGCGGGCTGATTTGCCGGAGTTCCTGAAGCAATGGTATCGTGTCATCTTGCAAACCGTTAAGCGTCCGGTCGAAGCCGAAGGGTTCGTTGTCTTACCCAAGCGATGGATCGTTGAACGGACTTTCGCATGGCTTGGAAAATTCAGAAGGCTCTCAAAGGACTATGAAAGACTGACTCAAAACAGCGAAACTGTCATACGAATCGCAATGATTCAATTCATGCTAAACAGGCTGGAAAAATAA
- a CDS encoding carboxyl transferase domain-containing protein — MIVGKTAAKTILDITIAAMRRTGNQRDAKEMEALRKKVESSYDETTDIRHAASHLWVDGITNPQDTRNVLISALEAVTQRADDEPFRTGVLQVRKLLNPLATSLRLANASMSVPVEVNKWPLDASVDEADAVSSTSLALSNRCRTEKGLIYCNTY; from the coding sequence GTGATTGTAGGCAAGACGGCAGCCAAGACGATTTTGGACATCACGATCGCCGCCATGCGCCGCACCGGCAACCAGCGCGACGCCAAGGAGATGGAAGCGTTGCGCAAGAAAGTCGAAAGCAGCTACGACGAAACCACCGACATCCGCCACGCGGCAAGCCACCTGTGGGTCGACGGGATCACTAATCCGCAGGACACACGCAACGTATTAATTTCCGCTTTGGAAGCCGTGACACAGCGCGCCGATGACGAACCATTCCGAACGGGTGTGCTGCAAGTTCGAAAACTTCTCAATCCTTTAGCTACGAGTCTTCGACTGGCTAATGCGTCGATGTCGGTACCGGTGGAGGTTAACAAATGGCCGTTGGACGCGTCGGTCGATGAAGCCGACGCCGTTTCGAGCACAAGCCTTGCTCTTTCTAATCGGTGTCGGACCGAAAAAGGCCTGATCTATTGCAATACTTACTAA
- a CDS encoding RNA polymerase sigma factor, with product MDNSPKTRLSLIGRLHDNEDSEAWSEFVQIYEPLIQAIVQRRGMQYADATEVTQEVLTRVAHSIGTWNPDPSKGTFRGWLYRVTRNLTIDYVRRNKTRTPTEGEIDFDQLAEPSSDDSREFRLEYRRQLFGWAVGQVQPSFKPENWQAFWKTAVEQKSVDEVSRELNISRGRVCVARFRVMTRITAVIKERMQETDE from the coding sequence ATGGACAATTCACCAAAAACTCGACTGAGCCTGATTGGCCGCCTACACGACAACGAAGACAGCGAAGCTTGGTCTGAATTTGTTCAAATCTATGAACCGCTCATCCAAGCCATCGTCCAGCGGCGAGGAATGCAGTACGCCGACGCAACAGAAGTCACCCAAGAAGTGCTGACTCGAGTGGCGCATTCGATTGGCACTTGGAATCCCGACCCAAGCAAGGGAACGTTTCGTGGTTGGCTTTACCGAGTCACGAGAAACCTGACCATCGACTACGTGAGGCGAAACAAAACCAGAACGCCGACTGAGGGTGAAATTGATTTTGATCAACTGGCTGAGCCATCATCTGACGATTCGCGTGAGTTTCGTTTGGAGTATAGGCGGCAGCTATTCGGCTGGGCTGTCGGACAAGTTCAGCCATCGTTCAAGCCAGAGAACTGGCAGGCGTTTTGGAAAACAGCAGTGGAGCAAAAATCGGTCGACGAAGTATCACGTGAACTCAATATTTCGCGAGGTCGAGTTTGTGTCGCCCGGTTTCGAGTCATGACCAGAATCACCGCGGTCATCAAAGAAAGAATGCAAGAGACTGACGAGTGA
- a CDS encoding serine/threonine-protein kinase — translation MNNQNHITEAQLTLLASGEPDEKQIQSVAEHLETCLQCQQSLDTVAAEPEYWNLISQLKTEPTLSTMSLHNGTGMRLKQSPHRRKQDDNEHPEGSIDWHSLEQLMEPPSHPEMLGSIGGYDIEREVGRGGMGIVFKAFDTELNRPLAIKVLSPRLAENGAARQRFAREARAAAAVLHPNVVAIYGVSSPHQTPFLVMPYVAGPSLQRLVDDNGPLEEKEIVRMALQVAAGLSAAHSQGLVHRDIKPANILVESDVSRVLVTDFGLARAASDASMTQTGCFVGTPNYMSPEQALGKRVDARSDLFSLGSVMYFMATGHLTFRAESPLCVLNRISNDEPTPVRQVNIDISKTLSDVIDKLLKKDPEDRIQSAGELHEFLEKYLTYLHQPDIAKPPAVTPRNPESKSRFASVIGSNIGLTTIAWLVGFAGLIWFASAMGFFSQQTGELQDRRQDLSPEQLLDLQTAEGAASRMKKQGQHDGATGQHSAASSEHAAAAQELRRQSDPDRNAKPQGFAPTPPNAPGAVKSPPEPSEDLPIERQR, via the coding sequence ATGAACAACCAAAACCACATCACCGAAGCCCAGTTGACTCTGTTGGCTTCAGGTGAACCGGATGAAAAACAAATTCAGTCAGTCGCCGAACATCTTGAGACTTGTCTTCAATGCCAACAATCACTTGATACAGTCGCCGCAGAACCCGAATATTGGAATTTGATTTCCCAGCTTAAAACTGAGCCCACGCTGTCAACGATGTCTCTGCACAACGGAACAGGAATGCGATTGAAACAGAGTCCGCATCGCCGCAAGCAGGATGACAATGAACATCCTGAAGGTTCGATTGACTGGCACTCATTGGAGCAACTCATGGAACCGCCTTCGCACCCGGAGATGTTGGGAAGTATTGGCGGATATGATATCGAGCGCGAAGTCGGTCGAGGCGGAATGGGCATCGTCTTCAAAGCATTTGATACTGAGCTCAACCGCCCCTTGGCGATCAAAGTCCTGTCTCCTCGTCTTGCCGAGAATGGCGCAGCTCGCCAACGATTCGCACGCGAAGCCCGCGCGGCTGCTGCCGTCTTACATCCCAATGTTGTTGCGATTTATGGAGTTAGCAGCCCTCATCAAACGCCGTTTCTTGTCATGCCTTATGTCGCTGGCCCGTCGCTTCAACGCTTGGTCGATGACAATGGGCCTCTTGAAGAAAAAGAGATAGTTCGAATGGCGTTGCAAGTCGCCGCGGGACTCAGTGCGGCTCATTCGCAAGGGTTGGTGCATCGCGATATCAAGCCAGCAAATATTCTCGTCGAGTCCGATGTGAGTCGTGTTTTGGTGACAGACTTTGGACTGGCACGCGCGGCAAGCGATGCTTCGATGACGCAGACTGGTTGCTTCGTTGGCACGCCAAACTATATGTCGCCGGAACAAGCGTTAGGCAAACGTGTCGATGCACGAAGTGATTTGTTTAGCCTTGGCAGCGTGATGTACTTTATGGCCACTGGGCATCTGACCTTTCGTGCTGAGTCGCCGTTGTGCGTTCTAAATCGCATTTCGAATGACGAACCGACGCCGGTGCGGCAGGTGAATATTGACATCTCTAAGACGCTTAGCGACGTCATCGACAAACTTTTAAAAAAGGATCCCGAGGATCGTATTCAATCAGCTGGCGAGCTGCACGAGTTTTTGGAAAAGTACCTTACGTATTTGCATCAACCCGACATCGCCAAGCCGCCGGCGGTGACACCGAGGAATCCTGAATCTAAATCGCGGTTTGCTTCTGTGATTGGTTCAAACATTGGATTGACGACCATCGCTTGGTTGGTTGGCTTTGCTGGCCTGATCTGGTTCGCATCTGCAATGGGTTTCTTCAGCCAACAAACTGGCGAGCTACAAGATAGAAGGCAGGATCTTTCACCTGAACAATTGCTGGATCTTCAAACCGCAGAAGGCGCCGCAAGTCGCATGAAAAAGCAAGGCCAACATGACGGGGCGACTGGGCAACATTCGGCGGCCTCTTCCGAACACGCCGCGGCAGCTCAGGAATTGAGGCGTCAGTCAGATCCTGACAGAAATGCCAAACCGCAGGGATTCGCCCCAACTCCACCGAATGCTCCCGGGGCAGTCAAATCGCCACCAGAGCCATCGGAAGACCTTCCCATTGAACGTCAGCGATGA
- a CDS encoding serine hydrolase translates to MLRLLRFKTAIVILVLGCNISAGQTSQAGSRKQLPSAEIVSEWTSLVDDLAAKDKFSGTILLARDNEVLLKKAFGLASRRFDVSNNVKTKFNLGSMNKMFTAVSVLQLVQQGKLSLDDRLSKYVDESWLPREITDKIQITHLLSHTSGLGSYFGDKFANTSREFVRELDDYKPMVADEKLAFEPGTRWQYSNTGMFILGVVIEKASGQSYFDFVREHVYKPAKMADSDCYDMDKPVKNLAIGYFKKDNERDWSNNLYRHVIRGGPAGGGFSTVDDLFNFSQALLKFELLDEEHTKMLVTPKPNSPGYGYGFEIEQTPAGVVVGHGGGFPGIHSKLEIYPDAGFTVIMLSNMDRTGSPVVNKIRRLITGNQGDGSDGADAADKKLTIALSQATRKSEQWHDIAYRLAFFLAYTGKHERYRELCNQTLADFSETTSLSLAERTVKMCLFSNVATTNLTSAGKIADRIYADVDKAGTFDWGGDVPFQPYLALAKGIAELRRGQYESAIKVLQTAKDFSQLDRHSACSRDSYLAIAHAKLGNKTKSAELLAKVEEIVDDFPPIHFERNPDWHDRVIVDMVRDEAQGLLKN, encoded by the coding sequence ATGTTAAGGTTACTACGGTTTAAAACTGCAATCGTCATTCTGGTTCTTGGTTGCAACATAAGTGCCGGCCAAACAAGCCAAGCCGGCTCTCGCAAGCAACTCCCCAGTGCGGAAATCGTGAGCGAGTGGACGTCTCTAGTTGACGACCTTGCAGCAAAAGACAAGTTCTCTGGAACCATTTTACTGGCTCGCGACAACGAGGTTTTACTTAAGAAAGCTTTCGGGCTTGCAAGCCGGCGATTCGACGTGTCGAACAATGTCAAAACAAAGTTTAATCTTGGTTCAATGAACAAGATGTTCACCGCCGTTTCTGTGCTGCAACTTGTGCAGCAAGGGAAGTTGTCCTTGGACGATCGGTTGTCGAAATACGTCGACGAATCATGGCTTCCTCGCGAGATCACTGACAAGATTCAGATTACTCACTTGCTATCCCATACATCGGGATTGGGAAGTTACTTCGGCGACAAGTTCGCCAATACGTCCCGTGAATTTGTACGTGAACTTGACGACTACAAGCCGATGGTCGCCGATGAGAAGCTGGCTTTTGAGCCCGGCACGCGTTGGCAATACAGCAACACAGGCATGTTCATTCTTGGGGTGGTGATCGAAAAAGCTTCTGGGCAGAGCTACTTCGACTTTGTCCGTGAACACGTTTACAAACCAGCGAAGATGGCTGATTCAGACTGTTATGACATGGACAAGCCTGTCAAGAACTTGGCGATTGGCTATTTTAAGAAAGACAACGAGCGTGATTGGTCAAACAATCTTTATCGACATGTCATTCGAGGCGGCCCCGCTGGTGGCGGTTTTTCGACAGTCGACGACTTGTTCAATTTTTCGCAAGCGTTGCTCAAGTTCGAATTGCTTGATGAAGAGCACACGAAAATGTTGGTGACTCCCAAGCCGAATTCGCCGGGCTATGGATACGGTTTTGAAATTGAACAAACGCCTGCCGGAGTTGTTGTTGGGCACGGCGGAGGGTTTCCGGGGATTCATTCCAAACTGGAAATTTATCCTGACGCGGGGTTCACAGTGATCATGCTCTCGAACATGGATCGGACTGGCAGTCCTGTTGTCAACAAGATCCGCAGATTGATCACCGGAAATCAAGGTGATGGCAGTGATGGAGCAGACGCAGCTGACAAAAAGCTCACAATTGCTTTGAGCCAAGCAACCAGAAAATCAGAACAATGGCATGACATCGCATATCGCCTCGCATTCTTTCTAGCCTACACCGGCAAGCATGAACGCTATCGCGAACTTTGCAATCAAACGCTGGCTGATTTTAGCGAAACAACGTCTTTATCACTTGCAGAACGAACGGTGAAGATGTGTTTGTTTTCAAATGTTGCCACAACCAATCTCACGTCTGCAGGAAAAATAGCAGATCGTATTTACGCCGACGTGGACAAAGCAGGCACGTTTGATTGGGGTGGAGATGTGCCATTTCAACCGTACCTTGCTTTGGCAAAAGGAATCGCGGAACTACGTCGAGGCCAATACGAATCGGCGATCAAGGTTTTGCAAACTGCAAAAGATTTTAGCCAACTCGATCGACATAGTGCCTGCTCGCGAGACTCATACCTTGCAATCGCCCATGCCAAGCTTGGCAACAAAACAAAGTCGGCCGAGTTGTTAGCGAAAGTCGAGGAAATTGTCGATGATTTTCCGCCGATACATTTCGAACGCAACCCTGACTGGCACGACCGCGTCATTGTCGATATGGTTCGAGACGAAGCTCAGGGACTCCTCAAGAATTGA
- a CDS encoding carboxyl transferase domain-containing protein encodes MDITIAAMRRAGNQLDAKEMEALREKVESSHDETTDIRHTASHLWVDGFINPQDTRNVLISALEAVTQRADDEPFRTGVLQVRKLLNPLATNLRLADASQCRTGGG; translated from the coding sequence TTGGACATCACGATCGCCGCCATGCGCCGCGCCGGCAACCAGCTCGACGCCAAGGAGATGGAAGCGTTACGCGAGAAAGTCGAAAGCAGCCACGACGAAACCACCGACATCCGCCACACGGCAAGCCACCTGTGGGTCGACGGGTTCATTAATCCGCAGGACACACGCAACGTGTTGATTTCCGCTTTGGAAGCCGTGACACAGCGCGCCGATGACGAACCATTCCGAACGGGTGTGCTACAAGTTCGAAAACTTCTCAATCCTTTAGCTACGAATCTTCGCCTGGCTGATGCGTCGCAGTGCCGGACCGGTGGAGGTTAA
- a CDS encoding CPBP family intramembrane glutamic endopeptidase: protein MNESAKSLPQHGTTHLETLGGTPSSRFALVVEVILFIGIAIVLKFLVNQLTLRFSGPISLVMVLVILTFYLRTRGLKWSDMGLRALPGVKAKLLVIPQSFLVALVFLAFVGPVMYGAEVFGWEALTETPVGIQERFNNVRGNLPMFLLWLVIVWTTTAFGEEMFFRGYLITRLQSAFADLKFGNALAVIAPALLFGFAHMSYQGVRGLVMTGLIGLAFGTMFLVFKRNLWPLVLWHGLTNTMSFTVLYLGLE from the coding sequence ATGAACGAATCAGCGAAATCTTTGCCGCAACATGGCACCACGCACCTGGAAACACTTGGCGGCACTCCTTCATCCAGGTTCGCGTTGGTGGTTGAGGTCATACTCTTCATCGGTATTGCGATAGTTTTGAAGTTCTTGGTCAACCAGTTAACTTTGCGATTCTCCGGACCGATTTCACTCGTGATGGTGCTGGTGATCTTGACATTTTATCTACGCACTCGTGGGCTCAAGTGGTCGGACATGGGACTCCGGGCCTTACCCGGAGTGAAAGCCAAATTGCTCGTCATTCCACAGTCCTTTTTGGTGGCCCTGGTATTCCTTGCCTTTGTTGGGCCGGTAATGTACGGAGCCGAAGTGTTTGGTTGGGAAGCCCTGACCGAAACACCGGTTGGCATCCAGGAACGATTTAACAATGTACGAGGAAACTTGCCAATGTTTCTGTTGTGGTTGGTGATTGTCTGGACGACCACGGCCTTTGGGGAAGAAATGTTTTTTCGCGGCTATTTGATTACCCGTTTGCAGAGTGCATTTGCGGATCTCAAATTTGGAAACGCATTGGCAGTGATTGCGCCGGCACTGTTGTTCGGTTTCGCCCACATGTCCTATCAGGGAGTTCGCGGGTTGGTGATGACGGGGCTGATTGGTTTGGCTTTCGGTACCATGTTCCTCGTGTTCAAGCGGAATCTATGGCCCCTCGTTTTGTGGCATGGGCTTACCAACACAATGAGCTTCACCGTGTTGTATTTGGGATTGGAGTAA
- a CDS encoding IS3 family transposase translates to MKYAWIKQHRDQYSITLMCEIFGVSKSGYYDSIDRPESKRAVRSRAIRESVKQVYEESGQIYGSYKIAEELANDAQLETACRNTVATAMREMGLKSCVSRQFKPTTTKSDPDKKPAENLLSQEFDAEAPNRKWVADITYLPTVGGWVYLAVVLDLFSRKVVGWQMSDRLTTPIVTEALRKAIESRRPESGTLLHHSDRGCQYTSDAFQGILRTLNIQCSMSRTGCCYDNAVMERFFWSLKHEWTKHRRYGNLEEARISVFKYIEAFYNSKRIHQTLGYQTPEEFERNYRAALAA, encoded by the coding sequence GTGAAGTACGCGTGGATCAAACAACATCGCGACCAGTATTCCATCACGCTGATGTGTGAAATCTTCGGTGTCAGCAAGAGCGGCTACTACGATTCGATTGATCGGCCCGAGAGTAAACGTGCGGTTCGTTCTCGCGCGATTCGCGAATCTGTGAAACAGGTCTACGAAGAATCAGGGCAGATCTACGGCAGCTACAAGATCGCTGAGGAACTTGCTAACGACGCTCAACTGGAAACGGCTTGTCGCAACACGGTAGCGACAGCCATGCGAGAAATGGGGCTTAAAAGCTGTGTTTCGCGACAGTTCAAACCAACGACGACCAAGTCAGACCCTGACAAAAAGCCTGCTGAGAATCTTCTCTCCCAGGAGTTTGATGCCGAGGCTCCGAATCGCAAGTGGGTGGCAGACATCACTTACTTGCCGACGGTCGGTGGTTGGGTTTACCTCGCAGTAGTGCTGGACCTGTTCAGCCGCAAAGTTGTCGGTTGGCAGATGAGCGATCGATTGACGACACCGATCGTTACCGAAGCCTTGAGGAAAGCGATTGAATCCAGACGGCCAGAGTCCGGAACGCTGCTTCATCACAGCGACCGAGGCTGTCAGTACACCAGCGACGCGTTTCAGGGAATTCTTCGCACGCTGAACATTCAGTGCTCGATGAGCCGAACAGGATGCTGTTACGACAATGCCGTCATGGAGCGCTTCTTCTGGTCGCTGAAGCACGAATGGACGAAGCATCGTCGCTACGGAAACCTTGAAGAGGCTCGCATCAGCGTCTTCAAATACATCGAGGCGTTTTACAACTCGAAGAGAATTCATCAAACTCTGGGATACCAGACGCCCGAAGAATTCGAAAGAAACTATCGTGCAGCTTTAGCTGCTTAA
- a CDS encoding transposase: MSSNGKRTRRTFSEEFKRDAVNLIVSEGYSFRAAAEAVNVNENSLRNWHRKYAPEPEPCGPEASLQQVLEENKRLRKQLKRAELEREILKKATAYFAKESQ, from the coding sequence ATGTCAAGCAATGGAAAACGCACACGCCGGACTTTTTCAGAAGAGTTCAAGCGTGATGCGGTCAATCTGATCGTCAGTGAGGGCTACTCGTTTCGAGCCGCCGCTGAAGCCGTCAATGTCAACGAGAACAGCCTTCGCAACTGGCATAGAAAGTATGCTCCGGAGCCTGAACCTTGCGGTCCCGAGGCATCGCTGCAACAGGTTCTTGAAGAGAACAAACGCCTTCGCAAGCAGCTGAAGCGTGCGGAACTGGAACGTGAAATCCTAAAAAAGGCGACGGCGTACTTCGCGAAGGAGTCGCAGTGA